A stretch of Lathyrus oleraceus cultivar Zhongwan6 chromosome 6, CAAS_Psat_ZW6_1.0, whole genome shotgun sequence DNA encodes these proteins:
- the LOC127096462 gene encoding uncharacterized protein LOC127096462, whose product MYLTVLDESMGYVLGQHDDTCKKEYAIYYLSKKFTECETRYSLLEKTCYALNSDARRLRQYMIFHTTLLISKMDPIHYIFEKPAVTGRIARWKMLLTEYDIQYVTQKAIKGSILSDYLAHLPVEGYQPLRFDFPDKDIMFIRDFTMPGSEISHEEGPEPGSQWTLMFDGASNARVHGIGVVITSPTGFHLPFTARLCFDCTNNMAEYEACIYDLKAAIDLRIKILEVYGDSAMVISQVKGD is encoded by the coding sequence ATGTACCTCACAGtactcgatgaatccatgggCTACGTTTTGGGTCAACATGACGACACATGCAAGAAggaatatgctatttactatctcagcaagaaattcactgaatgTGAGACCAGATACTCACTTTTGGAGAAGACTTGTTATGCTTTGAATTCGGATGCTCGACGcctgagacaatatatgatttTCCATACTACTTTattaatatccaaaatggacccgATACATTATATCTTCGAAAAGCCTGCTGTTACTGGTAGGATTGCACGGTGGAAAATGTTGTTGACcgagtatgatatccagtatgTGACCCAGAAAGCGATAAAGGGGAGTATTCTGTCTGACTACCTTGCTCACCTACCTGTCGAAGGTTATCAACCAttgaggtttgactttccagaCAAAGACATTATGTTTATCAGAGACTTCACTATGCCAGGCTCCGAGATAAGCCATGAGGAAGGCCCCGAACCAGGATCGCAATGGACGCTCATGTTCGACGGTGCTTCCAATGCTCGTGTCCATGGCATAGGTGTTGTTATCACTTCTCCTACCGGTTTCCACCTTCCATTTACCGCTAGATTATGTtttgactgtaccaacaatatggcagaatatgaagcatgCATCTACGATTTAAAGGCGGCCATCGACTTAAGGATCAAGATTCTTGAGGTATACGGTGATTCAGCTATGGTAATAAGTCAGGTAAAAGGTGATTAG